One genomic region from Capillibacterium thermochitinicola encodes:
- a CDS encoding alcohol dehydrogenase catalytic domain-containing protein: MVKTKAMVLREFGKPLTLEEVEIPSYGPDEVLLKVKAAGVCGTDLKIRDGLVPTKELPLIPGHEVAGVVAATGANVKRFRVGDAVLVSFYIPCNRCRTCRLGRQTICEQLKGRIGFEFNGGFAEYVAVPEACLIPKPPGLSFRQAAVIPDALGTCYHVLVRRAQVQKGDCLVIVGGGGGLGLHALQMAKVLGAVVIGVDVSAEKLALMKSYGADFVIDGRENPSWSDAVAAYTQGGRADLVVNFVAHQSSIDEGLKAVGKGGKLALVAYSKEVKFNALYGHLNEIDLLSTRAATKEDIEECLKLVLAKEVETVIGEVISLPELNYGLQLIKDGKLKGRLVIDLE, encoded by the coding sequence GTGGTCAAAACGAAAGCGATGGTTTTAAGGGAATTCGGCAAACCCTTGACGCTCGAAGAAGTGGAGATCCCGTCCTACGGCCCGGATGAAGTCTTGCTCAAAGTTAAAGCGGCCGGGGTTTGCGGTACGGATTTAAAGATCCGGGACGGGTTGGTGCCGACGAAAGAACTGCCTTTAATTCCCGGACATGAGGTCGCCGGGGTGGTGGCCGCTACCGGGGCCAATGTCAAACGCTTTCGTGTGGGCGATGCCGTTTTGGTCTCTTTCTATATCCCCTGTAACCGGTGCCGGACTTGCCGTCTTGGCCGGCAGACCATCTGTGAACAGTTGAAAGGGCGGATCGGGTTTGAGTTCAACGGCGGCTTTGCCGAGTATGTGGCGGTCCCGGAAGCCTGCCTGATTCCCAAACCGCCGGGGCTCTCCTTCCGGCAGGCCGCAGTGATCCCGGATGCCCTGGGCACCTGTTACCATGTTTTGGTCCGCCGGGCCCAGGTGCAAAAGGGCGACTGCCTTGTCATCGTGGGTGGGGGTGGAGGTTTAGGCCTTCACGCCCTCCAAATGGCCAAGGTGCTGGGGGCGGTGGTCATCGGCGTCGATGTTTCGGCGGAAAAGCTTGCCTTAATGAAGTCCTACGGAGCCGATTTTGTCATTGACGGGCGGGAGAACCCTTCCTGGAGTGATGCCGTGGCCGCCTATACCCAGGGGGGGCGGGCCGACCTGGTGGTCAACTTTGTGGCCCACCAGTCAAGTATCGATGAGGGGTTGAAGGCGGTAGGCAAAGGTGGTAAACTAGCTTTGGTCGCCTACAGTAAAGAGGTTAAGTTTAATGCCCTGTACGGTCATTTAAACGAGATCGATCTCTTGAGTACCAGGGCCGCGACCAAAGAGGATATCGAGGAATGTCTGAAACTGGTGTTGGCGAAGGAAGTGGAGACGGTCATTGGGGAAGTTATCAGTTTACCGGAACTGAATTATGGTCTCCAGTTGATCAAAGACGGTAAGTTGAAAGGGAGATTGGTCATCGATCTGGAATAG
- a CDS encoding branched-chain amino acid ABC transporter permease, whose protein sequence is MNAQLLISAIVLGLSMSGVYFLLTVGLSLCYGLMRIISLDQFFYYALGAYMVYTITSITGSFWLGMFVAMLTALVVAFVVERLVNKRVYSKPVMFSMILTFGVNLMGVGLIKYIWGLTPKPVASPIVGRVMILGTGVPTYRIFVIALAVIVYFAVQYFLNKTILGTAIRAGIDDAEKVKALGINISRLFTITFLLSSVLSALAGVIHAPFVMVSPEMGMTITAFAFMVVIIGGLGSIKGTMVSALIVGQVVSLGALIWAPLAEMAPFLVMIIILLIKPTGLYGSKLMHR, encoded by the coding sequence TTGTTAATTTCAGCGATTGTCTTAGGCTTAAGCATGTCCGGAGTCTACTTTCTTTTAACGGTCGGTCTCTCCCTTTGCTATGGTTTGATGCGGATCATCAGCCTTGACCAATTCTTCTACTATGCGCTTGGCGCCTATATGGTTTACACGATAACTTCAATAACCGGCAGTTTCTGGCTGGGGATGTTTGTTGCGATGTTAACCGCCTTGGTGGTGGCGTTTGTGGTCGAACGACTGGTCAACAAGCGGGTCTACTCGAAACCGGTGATGTTCTCGATGATTCTGACCTTTGGTGTTAACCTGATGGGTGTTGGTTTAATCAAGTATATCTGGGGGTTGACACCAAAACCGGTTGCTTCGCCGATTGTTGGCCGGGTGATGATTCTGGGGACCGGTGTTCCCACCTACCGTATTTTTGTGATTGCCTTGGCCGTAATCGTCTATTTTGCCGTTCAGTATTTCCTGAACAAAACCATTCTGGGGACCGCCATCCGGGCGGGGATCGATGATGCGGAAAAAGTGAAGGCGCTTGGGATTAACATCAGCCGCCTTTTTACCATCACTTTTCTCTTGTCTTCGGTCCTTTCCGCGCTGGCCGGCGTGATTCATGCGCCCTTTGTGATGGTCTCGCCGGAGATGGGGATGACCATTACCGCCTTTGCCTTTATGGTCGTCATCATCGGCGGTCTCGGGAGCATCAAGGGGACGATGGTCTCAGCCCTCATCGTCGGGCAGGTTGTCTCGTTGGGTGCGCTGATCTGGGCGCCGCTGGCCGAAATGGCTCCGTTCCTGGTCATGATCATTATTCTGTTGATCAAACCCACCGGATTGTACGGCAGCAAGCTGATGCACCGGTAG
- a CDS encoding FadR/GntR family transcriptional regulator, with product MVSLDLKPVATVNTSTRIIEQFIEMLRTNKLKPGNCLPSEASLAKSLGTSRATIREALSGLKALGVLESIPGKGNFIKKPNVHYELDNIIDAVRSRMTYLEALEARRAIEGEICYLAAKRRTEASLREIKNSLDKCRNVKTVDEFINVDYEFHLALAKASDNRLFIQFIKEALLKLEHPYYNIIRLAEDDSSSVERLFGKSYNDHEAIYEAISKADASLARKCMINHLQAAKQKFTEYNEKALLT from the coding sequence ATGGTAAGTCTAGATCTAAAACCGGTTGCAACCGTGAATACTTCAACCCGGATCATTGAACAGTTCATCGAGATGCTGCGGACCAACAAACTGAAACCGGGCAATTGTCTCCCTTCGGAAGCGAGTTTGGCGAAGAGTTTGGGGACCAGCCGGGCAACCATCCGGGAAGCACTGAGCGGGTTGAAAGCTCTTGGGGTTTTGGAGTCAATTCCCGGAAAGGGGAATTTTATCAAAAAACCCAACGTCCATTATGAACTGGACAATATAATCGATGCGGTCCGGAGCCGGATGACTTATCTGGAAGCGTTGGAAGCCCGGCGTGCGATTGAAGGAGAAATCTGCTACTTGGCCGCGAAACGCCGGACCGAGGCGAGCCTGCGCGAGATTAAAAATTCCCTGGATAAGTGTAGGAACGTCAAAACGGTGGACGAGTTCATCAACGTGGACTATGAATTCCATTTGGCGTTGGCCAAAGCCTCCGACAACCGGCTTTTTATCCAGTTTATTAAAGAAGCCTTACTCAAGCTGGAACATCCTTATTACAACATCATCCGTCTGGCGGAGGATGATTCTTCCTCGGTGGAACGTTTGTTTGGGAAATCGTATAACGACCACGAAGCGATCTACGAAGCAATTTCGAAGGCCGACGCCAGCCTGGCACGGAAGTGTATGATCAATCACCTCCAGGCCGCCAAACAAAAATTCACCGAATACAACGAAAAAGCCCTTCTTACCTAG